From Micromonospora echinospora, one genomic window encodes:
- a CDS encoding helix-turn-helix domain-containing protein, with amino-acid sequence MLRALRRRADLSQRELAGRAGVPKSTVARIESGGLVDPRFRTVERLVRAAGGEVAVGVAGRDRERLAAVPPVPHDGWRDDADRRYPAHLDVREVRTLKDWPGAWWADWYNLPPERWPLPVPPATYDLDRRRRDRRREVDRILRCLRYRRDDVGLPATSWRLVAELPDGALVGELRAHERSVDLLSARPGDGARELVLDGVLVAPGLHRVGIGRRLVTLLVEGMDRAGIGAVHAIAEGGGVEFLLACDFRLGGSRLWTLSLRRPPGRRGPPPPNPGR; translated from the coding sequence GTGCTGCGCGCTCTGCGTCGCCGGGCCGACCTGAGCCAACGGGAACTGGCCGGGCGGGCCGGGGTGCCGAAGAGCACGGTGGCCCGGATCGAGTCGGGCGGGTTGGTGGATCCACGGTTCCGTACGGTCGAGCGGTTGGTCCGCGCCGCCGGGGGCGAGGTGGCGGTCGGCGTCGCTGGCAGGGACAGGGAACGGCTGGCGGCGGTGCCGCCTGTGCCGCACGACGGGTGGCGGGATGACGCGGACCGCCGCTACCCCGCCCACCTCGATGTGCGGGAGGTCCGCACTCTCAAGGACTGGCCGGGGGCCTGGTGGGCGGACTGGTACAACCTGCCGCCGGAACGGTGGCCGTTGCCGGTGCCCCCGGCGACCTACGACCTCGACCGGCGTCGTCGTGACCGACGGCGGGAGGTCGACCGGATTCTCCGGTGCCTTCGTTACCGGCGTGACGACGTCGGCCTGCCCGCCACCTCGTGGCGGCTCGTTGCGGAGTTGCCCGATGGTGCGCTGGTGGGGGAGTTGCGAGCCCACGAGCGCAGCGTCGACCTGCTGTCGGCTCGCCCCGGCGACGGTGCGCGGGAACTGGTGCTCGACGGGGTGCTGGTCGCACCGGGCCTGCACCGGGTGGGCATCGGGCGGCGGCTGGTCACCCTCCTCGTCGAGGGGATGGATCGGGCCGGGATCGGCGCGGTCCACGCGATCGCCGAGGGTGGCGGGGTCGAATTCCTGCTCGCCTGTGACTTCCGACTGGGAGGCAGCCGGCTGTGGACGCTCAGCCTCCGTCGGCCCCCAGGGCGTCGAGGGCCGCCGCCGCCGAACCCAGGGCGGTGA
- a CDS encoding 1,4-dihydroxy-6-naphthoate synthase, with product MALSLAISPCPNDTFVFHALVHGLVPGAPPVEVTYADVDVTNNAAEQGAFDLVKVSYGALPWLLDDYHLLPCGGALGRGCGPLLLTRPGAGDLTGGTVAVPGDRTTAYLLFRLWSAERPPARIEVVPFHQIMPGVAAGRYDAGLVIHEARFTYPRHGLTALVDLGEWWESTTGLPIPLGAILARRGVVDPLAAAGWIRASVERAWANPAATRDYVLAHAQELEPDVVDQHIGLYVNEFTADLGTDGLAAVEALLGRAADAGLVPQTSSSRATAWTS from the coding sequence GTGGCACTCTCGCTGGCGATCTCGCCCTGCCCCAACGACACCTTCGTGTTCCACGCGCTGGTGCACGGCCTGGTGCCCGGCGCACCGCCGGTCGAGGTGACCTACGCCGACGTGGACGTGACCAACAACGCTGCCGAGCAGGGCGCGTTCGACCTGGTCAAGGTGAGTTACGGGGCACTGCCGTGGCTGCTGGACGACTACCATCTGCTGCCCTGCGGCGGGGCGCTCGGCCGGGGCTGCGGTCCGCTCCTGCTCACCCGCCCGGGGGCCGGGGACCTCACCGGCGGGACGGTCGCCGTACCGGGTGACCGGACCACGGCGTACCTGCTGTTCCGGCTCTGGTCGGCCGAGCGGCCGCCGGCCCGGATCGAGGTGGTGCCGTTCCACCAGATCATGCCGGGGGTGGCCGCCGGCCGGTACGACGCCGGACTGGTGATCCACGAGGCCCGGTTCACGTACCCCCGGCACGGGTTGACCGCCCTCGTCGACCTCGGCGAGTGGTGGGAGTCCACCACCGGCCTGCCCATCCCGCTCGGGGCGATCCTGGCCCGGCGTGGTGTGGTGGACCCGCTGGCCGCCGCCGGGTGGATCCGCGCCTCGGTGGAGCGGGCGTGGGCCAACCCGGCGGCGACCCGGGACTACGTGCTGGCCCACGCCCAGGAACTGGAGCCCGACGTGGTGGACCAGCACATCGGCCTCTACGTCAACGAGTTCACCGCCGACCTGGGCACGGACGGTCTCGCCGCCGTGGAGGCGCTGCTGGGCCGGGCCGCCGACGCCGGGCTGGTGCCTCAGACCTCCAGTTCGCGCGCGACCGCGTGGACCAGCTGA
- a CDS encoding cold-shock protein, giving the protein MPTGRVKWYDAAKGYGFVTSDEGGDVFLPKGALPTGVTDLKGGQRVDFSVVDSRRGAQAMGVKLLDAPPSVAELRRRPAEELHGLVEDMIKVLEAKVQPDLRRGRFPDRKTAQKIAQLVHAVARELEV; this is encoded by the coding sequence GTGCCGACGGGTCGAGTGAAGTGGTATGACGCGGCCAAGGGATACGGGTTCGTCACCAGTGACGAAGGTGGCGACGTGTTCCTGCCCAAGGGCGCGCTGCCGACAGGGGTCACCGATCTGAAGGGCGGTCAGCGCGTCGACTTCAGCGTCGTGGACAGCCGCCGGGGCGCGCAGGCGATGGGGGTCAAGCTGCTCGACGCCCCGCCGTCCGTCGCCGAGCTGCGCCGCCGGCCGGCGGAGGAGCTGCACGGCCTGGTCGAGGACATGATCAAGGTGCTGGAGGCCAAGGTCCAGCCGGACCTGCGGCGGGGTCGCTTCCCCGACCGGAAGACCGCGCAGAAGATCGCTCAGCTGGTCCACGCGGTCGCGCGCGAACTGGAGGTCTGA
- a CDS encoding HAD family hydrolase, translating to MPPLTVGFDLDMTLVDSRPGIAAAFRALTARTGVHVDVEAVVGRLGPPLRTEIAHWFPPDEVEKAVTLYRELYPAYAITPTVPLPGARAALDAIRAHGGRVLVVTSKHGRLARLHLDHLGLSVDELAGDLFAEEKATALVAHGATHYVGDHVADMVAARTARIPGIGVTTGPCTAEELRAAGADTVLDDLTGFPAAMGRWIRLA from the coding sequence ATGCCCCCACTGACGGTCGGATTCGACCTCGACATGACCCTGGTCGACTCGCGTCCCGGCATCGCCGCCGCCTTCCGGGCGCTCACCGCCCGGACCGGCGTGCACGTGGACGTCGAGGCCGTGGTCGGCCGGCTCGGGCCGCCGCTGCGCACCGAGATCGCCCACTGGTTCCCGCCGGACGAGGTCGAGAAGGCGGTGACCCTCTACCGTGAGCTCTACCCGGCGTACGCGATCACCCCGACGGTGCCGCTGCCCGGCGCGCGCGCCGCCCTCGACGCGATCCGCGCCCACGGTGGACGGGTCCTGGTGGTCACCTCGAAGCACGGCCGGCTGGCCCGGCTGCACCTGGACCACCTCGGACTCTCCGTCGACGAGCTGGCCGGGGACCTGTTCGCCGAGGAGAAGGCGACCGCGCTGGTCGCTCACGGCGCGACCCACTACGTCGGCGACCACGTGGCGGACATGGTGGCCGCCCGCACGGCCCGGATCCCGGGCATCGGAGTGACGACCGGTCCCTGCACGGCCGAGGAGCTACGCGCCGCCGGAGCGGACACCGTGCTCGATGATCTCACCGGATTCCCGGCGGCGATGGGGCGGTGGATCCGGCTAGCCTGA
- a CDS encoding helicase-associated domain-containing protein — MTISLADHLRTLDDEALAALLARRPDLVVPVPADLSALAVRAQSRVSVARALDGLDQFTLQILDAARLTRGPDGGGTSVEAVLAMATAGPRPPAPTAVRAALSRLRELFLVYGPEHDLHVVASVDEVSAYPAGLGRPAAELDPATAALCADPAKLRRTLLAAPPSARAILDRLAAGPPVGTVPPGALRAPASGVQDVVPADPTNGGPPTGSPVRWLVDHRLLVPVSGAESGGAGAVELPREVGLLLRRETGPLGPLRTEPPTVAAAPREPKIVDNAGTGQTMEVVRHTEALLDALAADPAPVLRTGGLGVRDLRRLAKVTGLDEPTTALLLETAYAAGLLGELDLPGASTTRYGADQQVLPTGGYEVWRALSLARRWEQLARAWLAMTRQVGLVGQRDDRDRPISALSAEAERAGAPAARRAVLGVLADLPPATAPTPDEVLGLLDWRAPRRSRGRETAHREVLAEAATLGVTGLGALTSYGRLLLADTESQGTGSDDPLGVRTDPDEQSTAVRALDALLPEPVDHFLVQADLTVVVPGPPEPALAAELDVVAEHESAGGASVHRVTTASVRRALDAGWSAEDLHELFRRRSRTPVPQGLTYLVDDVARRHGGLRVGSAGAYLRSDDEALLVEVLADRRLEGLSMRRLAPTVLVTPYQIGRLLGALRDAGYAPVPEDAAGAAVLARPKARRAPARVPVTTRSVDPLAGPRLTPPRLLGIVEQIRRGEAAARVARRAPSVLRGVAPEGGGPVAVPGHRDALAVLQQAVRDKALVWVGYVDAHGATASRLVRPVSIGAGYLRAEDERTEMLHTFALHRITAAVRDG; from the coding sequence ATGACCATCTCACTCGCCGATCACCTGCGCACCCTCGACGACGAGGCGCTCGCCGCGCTGCTCGCCCGGCGGCCGGACCTCGTCGTGCCGGTGCCCGCCGACCTCTCGGCCCTCGCCGTCCGGGCACAGTCGCGGGTCTCGGTGGCCCGCGCGCTCGACGGGTTGGACCAGTTCACCCTCCAGATCCTCGACGCCGCCCGGCTGACCCGGGGCCCCGACGGGGGCGGCACCTCCGTCGAGGCGGTGCTCGCGATGGCCACCGCCGGTCCGCGTCCGCCCGCGCCGACCGCCGTCCGGGCCGCCCTGTCGCGGCTGCGCGAGCTGTTCCTGGTGTACGGCCCGGAGCACGACCTGCACGTGGTGGCGAGTGTGGACGAGGTGTCCGCGTACCCGGCGGGGCTGGGCCGGCCGGCGGCGGAGCTGGACCCGGCGACCGCCGCGCTCTGCGCGGACCCGGCGAAGCTGCGGCGGACGCTGCTGGCCGCCCCTCCTTCCGCGCGGGCGATCCTGGACCGGCTCGCCGCCGGACCGCCGGTCGGCACGGTGCCCCCGGGCGCGCTGCGCGCACCCGCCTCCGGGGTGCAGGACGTCGTCCCGGCCGATCCGACCAACGGTGGCCCGCCGACCGGTTCCCCGGTGCGCTGGCTGGTCGACCACCGGCTGCTGGTGCCGGTCTCCGGGGCCGAGTCGGGTGGGGCGGGCGCGGTGGAGCTGCCCCGCGAGGTCGGCCTGCTGCTGCGGCGGGAGACGGGCCCGCTCGGCCCGCTGCGGACCGAGCCGCCGACGGTGGCCGCCGCGCCCCGTGAGCCGAAAATCGTGGACAACGCCGGGACCGGGCAGACCATGGAGGTGGTCCGCCACACCGAGGCGCTGCTGGACGCGCTGGCCGCCGACCCGGCGCCGGTGCTGCGGACCGGCGGGCTCGGGGTGCGGGACCTGCGCCGGCTGGCCAAGGTCACCGGGCTGGACGAGCCGACCACCGCGCTGCTGCTGGAGACGGCGTACGCGGCCGGGCTCCTCGGTGAGCTGGACCTCCCCGGGGCCAGCACCACCCGGTACGGGGCCGACCAGCAGGTCCTGCCCACCGGCGGGTACGAGGTGTGGCGGGCGCTCTCCCTGGCCCGGCGCTGGGAGCAGTTGGCCCGCGCCTGGCTGGCGATGACCCGGCAGGTGGGCCTGGTCGGGCAACGGGACGACCGGGACCGGCCGATCAGTGCGCTCTCCGCCGAGGCGGAACGGGCCGGCGCGCCGGCCGCCCGCCGGGCCGTGCTCGGGGTCCTCGCCGATCTGCCCCCGGCGACCGCCCCCACCCCCGACGAGGTGCTGGGGCTACTCGACTGGCGGGCACCCCGACGCAGCCGGGGACGGGAGACGGCCCACCGGGAGGTGCTGGCGGAGGCGGCCACGCTGGGCGTGACCGGGCTGGGGGCGCTCACCTCGTACGGGCGACTGCTGCTGGCCGACACGGAGTCCCAGGGGACGGGGAGCGACGACCCGCTGGGGGTACGGACCGATCCCGACGAGCAGTCCACCGCCGTCCGGGCCCTGGACGCGCTGCTCCCCGAGCCGGTCGACCACTTCCTCGTCCAGGCCGACCTGACCGTGGTGGTGCCGGGTCCACCGGAGCCGGCGCTCGCCGCCGAACTGGACGTGGTCGCCGAGCACGAGTCGGCCGGCGGGGCGAGCGTGCACCGGGTCACCACGGCGAGCGTGCGCCGGGCGCTGGACGCCGGCTGGTCCGCCGAGGACCTGCACGAGTTGTTCCGTCGCCGGTCCCGGACCCCGGTGCCGCAGGGGCTGACGTACCTGGTGGACGACGTGGCCCGCCGGCACGGCGGACTGCGGGTCGGCTCGGCCGGGGCGTACCTGCGCAGTGACGACGAGGCGCTGCTGGTCGAGGTGCTCGCCGATCGGCGGTTGGAGGGGCTGTCGATGCGCCGGCTCGCCCCGACCGTGCTGGTCACGCCGTACCAGATCGGCCGGCTGCTGGGGGCGCTGCGGGACGCCGGCTACGCGCCGGTGCCGGAGGACGCGGCCGGGGCGGCGGTGCTGGCCCGGCCGAAGGCACGCCGGGCCCCGGCCCGGGTGCCGGTGACCACCCGCTCGGTCGACCCGCTGGCTGGGCCCCGGCTCACCCCACCCCGGCTGCTCGGCATCGTGGAGCAGATCCGGCGGGGCGAGGCGGCGGCGCGGGTGGCCCGACGGGCCCCGTCGGTGTTGCGCGGCGTGGCGCCGGAGGGGGGTGGCCCGGTCGCGGTGCCGGGTCACCGGGACGCGCTGGCGGTGCTGCAACAGGCGGTCCGGGACAAGGCCCTGGTCTGGGTGGGGTACGTGGACGCGCACGGCGCGACCGCGTCCCGGTTGGTGCGTCCGGTGTCGATCGGTGCGGGCTACCTGCGCGCGGAGGACGAGCGGACGGAGATGCTGCACACCTTCGCCCTGCACCGGATCACCGCGGCGGTGCGGGACGGGTAG